One Cryptomeria japonica chromosome 9, Sugi_1.0, whole genome shotgun sequence genomic window carries:
- the LOC131042832 gene encoding double-stranded RNA-binding protein 5: protein MYKNQLQELAQRSCFNLPSYACIREGPDHAPRFKATVNFNGEVFESPNYCSTLRQAEHSAAEVALNALATRGPARSLAARVLDETGVYKNLLQEVTHRAGLSLPMYTTVRSGPGHLPVFTCTVDLAGISFTGEPAKTKKQAEKNAAMAAWSALKQLAHLGSSSSSPWDADEDQEREQEQITIARALSNLRGRDDAGCMSHQQLLQRRRIQAQRDKHSLVTVKSPRYHSQPTQQQHNRVLTLPTLPPPPPAPAPTGSKLLPFIRSIFPQRSQQPQQHESIQSPSSSLSPLPRDSFNRATPNLGSFHDMHTYPKAENRPTSRVLPVQSRTRLGASIQEVPIPLEEHQRDEDEWLHGGDTSTRGDSKNTAGAASSWSWGSAANAFAAFGSNNNTSRSSYSMQQPPQNFNFPSTHQSCTVYGNPSSSSSRCLRPVSSLDISPVTIRSTVPVCAAPPPRRIISDSNRNGSNFAAPGIRIRSVIPVCSAPPVPPGFPSPGDREAVESSHRAQAAKGVDEDEGKSDGDADKLMQELNMKLQL from the exons ATGTATAAGAATCAGCTTCAAGAGCTGGCACAGAGAAGCTGCTTCAATCTGCCTTCTTATGCTTGTATCAGGGAAGGACCAGACCATGCGCCTAGATTCAAGGCTACTGTGAACTTCAATGGAGAAGTGTTTGAAAGCCCCAACTACTGTAGTACTCTAAGACAGGCTGAGCATTCTGCTGCAGAGGTTGCACTCAATGCTTTGGCTACCAGAGGTCCTGCAAGGTCTCTCGCTGCCAGAGTTTTG GACGAGACGGGGGTGTACAAGAATTTGCTGCAAGAAGTAACCCATAGGGCTGGGTTGAGCCTTCCCATGTATACCACTGTCCGGTCTGGACCTGGGCACCTTCCAGTTTTTACCTGCACTGTAGACCTGGCTGGGATTAGTTTTACAGGCGAGCCTGCCAAGACTAAGAAGCAAGCGGAAAAGAATGCCGCAATGGCTGCCTGGTCTGCTCTCAAGCAAT TGGCACATCTAGGGAGTTCATCTTCATCCCCATGGGATGCAGATGAAGACCAAGAGCGGGAGCAAGAGCAGATCACTATTGCTAGAGCTCTCTCAAATCTAAGGGGTCGAGATGATGCAGGCTGCATGTCTCACCAGCAGCTGCTGCAGAGGAGAAGGATTCAAGCTCAGAGAGACAAACATTCTCTTGTTACAGTTAAAAGTCCAAGGTATCATTCTCAACCTACACAGCAGCAGCATAACAGGGTTCTCACATTGCCTACGTTGCCTCCCCCTCCACCTGCCCCTGCTCCAACTGGGTCCAAGCTACTGCCATTCATAAGGTCCATATTCCCTCAAAGAAGCCAACAGCCACAACAGCACGAGTCTATTCAATCACCATCCTCGTCATTATCACCTCTCCCTAGAGACTCTTTTAACAGGGCCACTCCAAACTTGGGCTCCTTCCATGACATGCACACATATCCCAAGGCAGAAAATAGGCCTACATCAAGGGTTCTACCAGTTCAAAGTCGGACTAGATTGGGAGCTTCCATTCAGGAGGTTCCGATTCCTCTGGAAGAACATCAGAGAGATGAGGATGAATGGCTGCATGGAGGTGATACTTCAACCAGAGGAGACAGTAAGAACACAGCAGGAGCCGCTAGCAGCTGGAGTTGGGGCAGTGCCGCTAACGCATTTGCTGCATTTGGGTCTAATAATAATACTTCCAGATCTTCATATTCAATGCAGCAACCTCCACAGAATTTTAACTTCCCAAGTACCCATCAATCATGTACTGTATATGGAAACCCCAGTTCTAGTAGTTCTAGGTGTCTTAGACCTGTTTCTTCCTTGGATATTTCTCCGGTAACAATTAGGTCCACAGTTCCAGTCTGCGCAGCACCTCCCCCTAGAAGGATCATATCAGATTCAAACAGGAATGGGTCCAATTTTGCAGCTCCTGGAATCCGCATTAGATCGGTAATACCTGTCTGTTCAGCTCCACCTGTCCCACCAGGATTTCCCTCACCAGGTGACCGCGAGGCTGTTGAATCTAGCCATAGAGCTCAAGCTGCCAAAGGGGTCGATGAAGATGAGGGTAAAAGTGATGGCGATGCAGACAAATTGATGCAAGAGTTGAATATGAAGCTTCAACTATGA